In Dyella terrae, one DNA window encodes the following:
- a CDS encoding LemA family protein encodes MGLLIFLIIIVLIVVYFVSLYNGLVRARNGYKNAFAQIDVQLTRRHDLVPNLVETAKAYLTHERTTLEAVIQARNAAVSGLAGAKAQPGDEAAMQQLAGAENALTQNLGRLFALSESYPDLKASQTMMQLSEELSSTENRVAFARQAYNDAVMGYNNACEVFPGSILARQFDFGPATSLQIEDPVKRDVPRVSFA; translated from the coding sequence GTGGGCCTGTTGATCTTTCTGATCATAATCGTCCTGATTGTCGTGTACTTCGTGTCGCTCTACAACGGACTCGTGCGAGCACGCAATGGCTACAAGAATGCCTTTGCACAGATCGACGTTCAGCTTACGCGACGTCACGACCTGGTGCCCAACCTCGTCGAGACAGCCAAAGCCTATCTCACCCACGAGCGCACCACGCTTGAAGCCGTGATCCAGGCGCGCAACGCGGCCGTCAGCGGCCTGGCGGGTGCCAAGGCCCAGCCTGGCGATGAAGCGGCCATGCAACAGCTGGCGGGTGCCGAGAACGCGCTGACGCAGAATCTCGGGCGTCTGTTCGCCCTGAGCGAAAGCTATCCCGATCTCAAGGCCAGCCAGACCATGATGCAGCTCTCCGAAGAGCTGTCGTCGACGGAGAACCGCGTGGCATTTGCGCGGCAGGCCTACAACGACGCCGTGATGGGCTACAACAACGCCTGCGAAGTGTTCCCCGGCTCGATCCTGGCCCGCCAGTTCGACTTCGGGCCGGCGACCTCGCTGCAGATCGAGGATCCGGTCAAGCGCGACGTGCCCAGGGTTTCGTTCGCCTGA
- a CDS encoding serine hydrolase domain-containing protein gives MQFRKIFLSIAGSLGLASATLPALAATPQPPAQPPAKPVAPSPAKTTPTPPQQHLPAERVKETLADYRQWLDKLEQRHAVAGLATAVVVDDKVVFEGTVGYANATTQEPITPETVFRLASLSKAFATAVTGVLVGDGKLSWDTKLADVLPYFKLKDAQAAEQATVRDILGQRLGLPRNTYDNMLEGDVSYEELVRKLDEVDMACGVGKCYGYQNVAFSMIGDVIYAMTGDFFYRQVDKRIFFPLGMKTASYGREALEASPSWARPHRPAGGGNWRPFEPKEAYYRVAPAAGVNASLRDMEQWLIAQMGGRPDVLSPALLETLHTPEVTTPVELRSTPWRSARLTSAHYALGWRVFTYGGETLVFHAGAVEGYRTMIGFFPKYHAGVVTMWNSAGPVPSGLMPMVLDSLLGLPHVDWAGLDSNPAAAPAKKAAPAKAKPKATKKKKAAK, from the coding sequence ATGCAGTTTCGCAAGATATTCCTGTCGATCGCTGGCAGCCTCGGACTCGCCAGCGCCACGCTCCCCGCTCTCGCGGCCACGCCGCAGCCTCCCGCTCAGCCGCCAGCCAAGCCGGTCGCGCCGTCACCCGCAAAGACGACGCCCACACCGCCTCAGCAGCACCTGCCCGCCGAACGCGTGAAGGAGACGCTGGCCGATTACCGGCAGTGGCTGGACAAACTCGAGCAGCGCCATGCCGTCGCCGGCCTGGCGACGGCTGTGGTCGTCGATGACAAGGTCGTGTTCGAAGGCACTGTCGGTTACGCCAACGCGACGACGCAGGAGCCGATCACGCCCGAGACCGTATTCCGCCTTGCCTCGCTCTCCAAGGCCTTCGCCACGGCCGTGACCGGCGTGCTGGTCGGCGACGGCAAGCTGAGCTGGGATACCAAGCTTGCTGACGTCCTGCCCTACTTCAAGCTCAAGGATGCGCAAGCCGCCGAGCAGGCCACGGTGCGCGACATTCTTGGCCAGCGCCTGGGCCTGCCGCGCAACACCTACGACAACATGCTCGAAGGTGACGTGTCCTACGAAGAGCTGGTGCGCAAGCTCGATGAAGTGGACATGGCCTGCGGCGTCGGCAAGTGCTACGGCTATCAGAACGTTGCCTTCAGCATGATCGGCGACGTGATCTACGCCATGACCGGCGATTTCTTTTACCGCCAGGTCGACAAGCGGATCTTCTTCCCGCTCGGCATGAAGACCGCCAGCTACGGGCGCGAAGCGCTGGAGGCCAGCCCGAGCTGGGCGCGTCCGCATCGTCCCGCCGGCGGCGGCAACTGGCGTCCGTTCGAACCGAAGGAAGCCTATTACCGCGTGGCTCCCGCGGCCGGCGTCAATGCCAGCCTGCGCGACATGGAGCAGTGGCTGATCGCGCAGATGGGCGGACGCCCCGACGTGCTGTCGCCTGCTCTGCTCGAAACGCTGCACACGCCCGAAGTCACCACGCCGGTCGAATTGCGTTCCACCCCGTGGCGCAGCGCTCGACTGACGTCCGCGCACTACGCGCTGGGCTGGCGCGTCTTCACCTACGGCGGTGAGACCCTCGTGTTCCACGCCGGCGCGGTCGAAGGCTATCGCACCATGATCGGCTTTTTTCCGAAGTACCACGCCGGCGTTGTCACGATGTGGAACTCCGCCGGCCCCGTGCCGTCGGGCCTGATGCCGATGGTGCTGGACAGCCTGCTGGGCCTGCCGCATGTGGACTGGGCAGGACTCGACAGCAATCCCGCAGCCGCGCCCGCAAAGAAGGCGGCACCCGCCAAGGCAAAGCCCAAGGCCACCAAGAAGAAGAAAGCCGCGAAGTAA
- a CDS encoding energy transducer TonB, producing the protein MDTRTIRQARFARGAVQPAVYAILVIIAVLAGAAWFLIIKPHQDLTRADLGDHPSTPVAASREAPPPPVNVEAMSLNQLLSEARRAMNEQRLASPAGNNAFEFYLKVLQKQPGNQVATDALRETFPFAATNAEQAINQRDFNDAQRQIDLLAKADPSNYTLNILRSKLDAQRKLLDREQQLAADKEKQQQLAAQKAAADKAEAERAASEQAKSQASEQQQRTAQSRLAQQQAAAEAAARQLQANASQSAAPAGESAGGAAGSHAAVLVKNAPPRYPTAAMRANQEGWVELSFTITASGDVSDVKVLDAQPRHVFDRAAVDAVSRWKYQPATQDGNPVVSNKRQRIEFKL; encoded by the coding sequence ATGGATACCCGAACCATACGTCAGGCGCGCTTTGCGCGTGGGGCTGTTCAGCCCGCCGTTTACGCCATTCTGGTCATCATCGCCGTGTTGGCGGGTGCCGCGTGGTTTTTGATCATCAAGCCGCATCAGGATCTGACGCGTGCCGACCTGGGCGACCATCCGTCCACGCCGGTGGCCGCCAGTCGTGAGGCACCGCCGCCGCCAGTGAACGTTGAGGCCATGAGTCTCAACCAGCTGCTGTCCGAAGCGCGTCGCGCGATGAACGAGCAGCGCCTGGCCTCGCCGGCCGGCAACAACGCGTTCGAGTTCTACCTGAAGGTGCTGCAGAAGCAGCCCGGCAACCAGGTGGCGACCGACGCGCTGCGCGAGACGTTCCCGTTTGCCGCCACCAATGCGGAACAGGCGATCAACCAGCGCGACTTCAATGACGCGCAACGCCAGATCGACCTGCTCGCCAAGGCCGACCCGTCCAACTACACCCTGAACATCCTGCGTTCCAAGCTCGATGCCCAGCGCAAGCTGCTCGACCGCGAACAGCAGCTGGCGGCGGACAAGGAAAAGCAGCAGCAACTCGCCGCGCAGAAGGCAGCTGCTGACAAGGCTGAAGCCGAACGCGCTGCGTCCGAGCAGGCCAAGTCGCAGGCTTCTGAGCAGCAACAGCGCACCGCGCAGAGTCGTCTCGCCCAGCAGCAGGCGGCGGCCGAAGCGGCGGCGCGCCAGTTGCAGGCCAATGCCAGCCAGTCCGCCGCGCCCGCCGGCGAGAGTGCAGGTGGTGCAGCCGGTTCGCATGCCGCTGTCCTGGTGAAGAACGCGCCGCCGCGCTATCCGACGGCCGCCATGCGTGCCAACCAGGAAGGCTGGGTGGAGCTTTCGTTCACCATTACGGCGTCCGGCGATGTGTCCGACGTGAAGGTGCTCGACGCACAGCCCCGCCACGTCTTCGACCGAGCCGCCGTCGATGCCGTGAGCCGCTGGAAGTACCAGCCTGCCACCCAGGACGGCAACCCGGTTGTTTCCAACAAGCGTCAGCGCATCGAGTTCAAGCTGTAA
- the metJ gene encoding met regulon transcriptional regulator MetJ produces the protein MASSKFIKPYVEHGEKAGAVRKITVSIPLHVLQPLSDERTRRQVNNLRHATNSDLLVEAFLHAFTGQPLPTDEELRRTMATAKKAAKKAVKKAAAKKAVKKAVKKTAVKKAATKKPVARKPAAKKAAKKVARKAVAKKRPAAAKKASVKKVAVKKVAKKAARKTVKKAAAAKVVKATKTSKPRAAKAAKAKK, from the coding sequence ATGGCATCATCGAAATTCATAAAACCGTATGTCGAGCACGGCGAGAAAGCCGGCGCGGTACGCAAGATTACGGTCTCCATTCCGCTGCACGTCCTGCAGCCCCTATCCGACGAGCGCACCCGCCGTCAGGTGAATAATCTTCGGCACGCCACCAATAGCGATCTGCTTGTTGAGGCGTTCCTGCACGCTTTTACTGGGCAACCACTGCCAACTGATGAGGAGCTGAGACGAACTATGGCCACTGCCAAGAAAGCTGCAAAGAAAGCTGTGAAGAAAGCCGCCGCCAAGAAGGCTGTGAAGAAGGCCGTCAAGAAGACCGCCGTGAAGAAGGCCGCAACCAAGAAGCCGGTTGCCCGTAAGCCTGCTGCCAAGAAGGCTGCCAAGAAGGTCGCTCGCAAGGCTGTTGCCAAGAAGCGTCCGGCGGCTGCCAAGAAGGCGTCCGTCAAGAAGGTTGCCGTGAAGAAGGTGGCCAAGAAGGCCGCTCGCAAGACGGTGAAGAAGGCTGCTGCTGCCAAGGTGGTCAAGGCCACCAAGACCAGCAAGCCGCGCGCTGCCAAGGCCGCCAAGGCCAAGAAGTAA
- the gcvH gene encoding glycine cleavage system protein GcvH has translation MSEIPGDLKFLKSHEWARVEDNGLVRVGISDHAQSALGDLVYVELPEIGASVTAGTGAAVVESVKAASDIYSPVSGEVVEVNEILADKPETINEDAYGNGWIFAVRISNRDELNDLLDADAYAELIENEDH, from the coding sequence ATGAGCGAGATTCCCGGCGATCTGAAGTTTCTCAAGTCCCACGAATGGGCCCGCGTCGAAGACAACGGTCTGGTGCGCGTTGGCATTTCCGACCATGCGCAGAGCGCACTGGGCGACCTGGTCTACGTTGAGCTGCCGGAGATCGGTGCCAGCGTGACCGCCGGCACGGGTGCTGCCGTGGTCGAGTCGGTCAAGGCCGCCTCGGACATTTACTCGCCGGTGTCGGGCGAAGTAGTCGAGGTCAACGAAATCCTGGCCGACAAGCCGGAGACCATCAACGAAGACGCTTACGGCAACGGCTGGATCTTTGCCGTGCGCATCAGCAACCGCGACGAGCTTAACGATCTGCTCGACGCCGATGCCTACGCCGAGCTGATCGAGAACGAAGACCACTAA
- the gcvT gene encoding glycine cleavage system aminomethyltransferase GcvT, producing MTEKTVLNATHRALGARMVDFGGWDMPINYGSQIEEHHAVRREAGMFDVSHMTVVDLHGDQARAFLRHLLANNVDKLKVQGKALYSCMLNENGGVIDDLIVYFFDEAHFRLVVNAATRAKDLAWIEQQAKAFGVEVKERPEFAMIAVQGPSARDKVVGLLHDVDRDRIRKLGKFVAAAAQGPHGMPLFIARTGYTGEDGFEIIVPQEQAVALWEALAAAGVVPAGLGARDTLRLEAGMNLYGQDMDDDVSPWEANLAWTIALDEGRDFIGRKALEAQKAAGVKRQMIGLVLDDKGVLRHGQKVLTAAGDGEILSGSFAPTLNKAVAFARVPVGDLGDVRVDIRGKEVPVRVVKYPFVRDGKPCEGI from the coding sequence ATGACCGAGAAGACCGTACTCAACGCTACTCACCGCGCGCTGGGCGCTCGCATGGTCGATTTCGGCGGCTGGGACATGCCGATCAACTACGGTTCGCAGATCGAGGAGCACCACGCCGTGCGCCGCGAAGCCGGCATGTTCGACGTTTCCCACATGACGGTCGTCGACCTCCACGGCGATCAGGCTCGCGCCTTCCTGCGCCACCTGCTGGCCAACAACGTCGACAAGCTCAAGGTGCAGGGCAAGGCGCTGTACTCCTGCATGCTCAACGAGAACGGCGGCGTCATCGACGACCTGATCGTCTATTTCTTCGACGAAGCCCATTTCCGCCTGGTGGTAAACGCCGCCACCCGCGCCAAGGATCTGGCGTGGATCGAGCAGCAGGCCAAGGCCTTCGGCGTGGAAGTGAAGGAGCGCCCCGAGTTCGCGATGATCGCGGTGCAGGGTCCCTCGGCACGCGACAAGGTGGTTGGCCTGCTTCACGACGTGGATCGCGACCGCATCCGCAAGCTGGGCAAGTTCGTCGCCGCTGCCGCGCAGGGTCCCCACGGCATGCCGCTGTTTATCGCACGCACGGGTTACACCGGTGAAGACGGCTTCGAAATCATCGTGCCGCAGGAGCAGGCCGTGGCCCTGTGGGAAGCCCTCGCCGCGGCGGGCGTCGTCCCCGCTGGCCTGGGCGCGCGCGATACCCTGCGCCTGGAAGCCGGCATGAACCTCTACGGCCAGGACATGGATGACGATGTGTCGCCGTGGGAAGCCAACCTGGCCTGGACCATCGCGCTGGACGAAGGCCGTGACTTCATCGGGCGCAAGGCACTCGAAGCACAGAAGGCTGCCGGCGTGAAGCGCCAGATGATCGGCCTCGTCCTGGATGACAAGGGCGTGCTTCGCCATGGCCAGAAGGTGCTGACCGCAGCCGGCGACGGCGAGATCCTGTCCGGCAGCTTCGCCCCGACGCTCAACAAGGCTGTCGCCTTTGCGCGCGTGCCGGTGGGCGACCTGGGTGATGTGCGCGTCGATATCCGCGGCAAGGAAGTGCCCGTGCGCGTGGTGAAGTACCCGTTCGTGCGCGACGGCAAGCCCTGCGAAGGTATCTGA
- the cysC gene encoding adenylyl-sulfate kinase yields the protein MNLLSHRGEAFATTASLLRFITCGSVDDGKSTLLGRLLYDAGMVPEDQLAALERDSARTCPGEAPSLDFSLLTDGLDAERQQGITIDVAYRYFQTPRRSFIVADCPGHEQYTRNMATGASTADVAVVLVDARKGLLTQTRRHSYICALLGVRQVILAVNKMDLVEFRQDIYASIEMACREMIASLGIDDVQCLPVVATDGDNIGKRSARMPWYDGPSLLERLECIEVPAVRGAAFRMPVQWVNRPDPEFRGYAGTICGGTVAVGMPVVVQPGSQRAHIERIVTADGDLPQAREGQAVTLTLDREIDIVRGDVLADAAQPAQVSDQFAAHLLWMGDEALLPNRTYILKCGTRSVSARITAIKHKVDVNTQAELAARRLELNEVGYCNLDLDHPIAFEPYAQNRTLGGFILIDRQSQATVACGMFDFGLRRAHNVHWQHLDLDKRMRGALKGQVPRCLWFTGLSGAGKSTVANLVERRLHAQGLHTYLLDGDNLRHGLNKDLGFTAEARVENVRRVAEVAKLMVDAGLIVLVCVISPFQEERRFARELFDEGEFVEVFVDTPLEVCEQRDPKGLYHKARAGLIQNFTGIDSPYEAPQSPELRLASGRDEATVLAAQVVTYLLADE from the coding sequence ATGAACTTGCTGTCTCATCGCGGCGAAGCCTTCGCCACCACCGCCAGCCTGCTGCGCTTCATCACCTGCGGCAGCGTGGATGACGGCAAGAGCACCTTGCTGGGTCGCCTGCTCTATGACGCGGGCATGGTGCCGGAGGATCAGCTGGCAGCCCTGGAGCGTGACAGCGCGCGCACCTGCCCGGGCGAAGCGCCGAGCCTGGATTTCTCCCTGCTGACGGATGGCCTGGATGCCGAACGGCAACAGGGCATCACCATCGACGTGGCCTACCGCTATTTCCAGACGCCGCGCCGTAGTTTCATCGTGGCCGATTGCCCGGGGCATGAGCAGTACACCCGCAACATGGCCACCGGCGCCTCGACCGCCGACGTGGCGGTAGTGCTGGTGGATGCGCGCAAGGGCCTGCTGACCCAGACGCGGCGGCATTCGTACATTTGCGCGTTGCTGGGCGTGAGGCAAGTCATCCTGGCGGTGAACAAGATGGACCTGGTCGAGTTCCGGCAGGACATCTACGCGTCCATCGAGATGGCCTGTCGCGAGATGATCGCCAGCCTGGGCATCGACGACGTGCAGTGCCTGCCGGTGGTGGCAACCGATGGCGACAACATCGGCAAGCGCTCTGCACGCATGCCCTGGTACGACGGCCCGAGCCTGTTGGAACGGCTGGAGTGCATCGAGGTGCCGGCCGTTCGGGGTGCGGCGTTCCGTATGCCCGTGCAGTGGGTCAACCGACCCGATCCGGAATTTCGCGGCTATGCGGGCACCATCTGCGGCGGCACGGTCGCCGTGGGTATGCCCGTGGTCGTCCAGCCGGGATCGCAGCGGGCGCACATCGAACGCATCGTCACTGCGGATGGCGACCTGCCGCAGGCGCGCGAAGGCCAGGCGGTGACGCTGACGCTGGACCGTGAGATCGACATTGTTCGCGGCGATGTCCTGGCTGACGCCGCGCAGCCGGCGCAGGTCAGCGACCAGTTCGCCGCCCATTTGCTTTGGATGGGTGATGAGGCCTTGCTGCCCAACCGCACCTATATCCTCAAGTGCGGCACGCGATCGGTCAGCGCGCGCATCACGGCCATCAAGCACAAGGTGGACGTGAACACCCAGGCCGAGCTGGCCGCGCGGCGGCTGGAGCTCAATGAGGTCGGCTACTGCAATCTCGATCTCGATCACCCGATCGCCTTCGAGCCTTACGCTCAGAACCGGACGCTGGGCGGCTTCATCCTGATCGACCGCCAGAGCCAGGCCACGGTGGCCTGCGGCATGTTCGACTTCGGCCTGCGTCGCGCGCACAACGTCCACTGGCAGCATCTGGACCTGGACAAGCGCATGCGCGGCGCCCTGAAAGGGCAGGTGCCGCGTTGCCTGTGGTTCACCGGTCTGTCGGGTGCCGGCAAGTCGACGGTCGCCAATCTGGTCGAGCGGCGCCTGCACGCACAGGGCCTGCACACCTATCTGCTCGACGGCGACAACCTTCGCCATGGCCTCAACAAGGATCTTGGCTTCACGGCGGAAGCGCGCGTCGAAAACGTCCGCCGCGTCGCCGAAGTGGCAAAGCTGATGGTTGACGCCGGCCTGATCGTGCTGGTCTGCGTCATTTCGCCCTTCCAGGAGGAGCGTCGCTTTGCCCGCGAGTTGTTCGACGAGGGCGAGTTCGTCGAAGTCTTCGTCGACACGCCGCTTGAAGTCTGCGAGCAACGCGATCCCAAGGGCCTGTATCACAAGGCGCGTGCCGGCCTGATTCAGAATTTCACCGGCATCGATTCGCCGTACGAGGCCCCGCAGTCGCCCGAGTTGCGATTGGCCTCCGGGCGCGATGAAGCCACCGTGCTGGCGGCGCAAGTGGTGACCTACCTGCTGGCGGACGAGTAA
- the cysD gene encoding sulfate adenylyltransferase subunit CysD gives MQDHSLLDALEAESIHILRETAAEFRRPVLLYSIGKDSSVLLHLLRKAFYPARPPMPLLHVDTTWKFREMIAWRERVAGDGDIEMLVHINEEGLRQGISPLVHGSSYYTDIMKTVGLKQALDKYGFDAAIGGARRDEEKSRAKERVFSFRSANHAWDPRRQRPELWHCFNTQIRAGESVRVFPLSNWTEMDVWRYIQRESIPVVPLYFAKPRPVIERDGALIMVDDERLHLRDGEEAQMRSVRFRTLGCYPLTGAVPSTAATLEAVIDEMAVSRVSERQGRMIDHDGAASMERKKREGYF, from the coding sequence ATGCAAGATCATTCGTTGCTGGATGCACTCGAGGCCGAGAGCATTCATATTCTTCGTGAGACCGCGGCAGAGTTCCGGCGGCCCGTCCTTCTGTACTCCATCGGCAAGGACTCATCGGTCCTGCTGCACCTGTTGCGGAAGGCCTTTTATCCCGCGCGGCCGCCGATGCCATTGCTGCACGTGGACACGACCTGGAAATTTCGCGAGATGATCGCCTGGCGCGAGCGCGTCGCTGGCGACGGCGATATCGAAATGCTCGTGCATATCAACGAGGAAGGCTTGCGCCAGGGGATTTCGCCGCTGGTGCATGGATCCTCGTACTACACCGACATCATGAAAACCGTCGGACTCAAGCAGGCGCTGGACAAGTACGGCTTCGACGCGGCCATTGGCGGCGCGCGCCGCGACGAGGAAAAGTCGCGCGCCAAAGAGCGCGTGTTCTCGTTCCGCAGCGCCAACCACGCCTGGGACCCGCGTCGCCAGCGGCCGGAACTCTGGCATTGCTTCAATACCCAGATCCGCGCAGGCGAAAGCGTGCGCGTGTTTCCGTTGTCCAACTGGACCGAAATGGATGTATGGCGTTACATCCAGCGCGAGTCGATTCCGGTCGTACCCTTGTATTTCGCCAAACCCCGGCCGGTGATCGAGCGCGACGGTGCACTGATCATGGTCGATGACGAGCGCCTTCACCTGCGCGATGGCGAGGAAGCACAGATGCGCTCGGTGCGTTTCCGCACGCTGGGCTGCTATCCCCTGACCGGCGCGGTGCCGTCAACCGCAGCGACGCTTGAGGCCGTCATCGACGAAATGGCAGTTTCCCGGGTATCCGAGCGCCAGGGTCGCATGATCGACCACGACGGCGCGGCTTCGATGGAACGCAAGAAGCGCGAGGGCTACTTCTGA
- a CDS encoding MlaE family ABC transporter permease, producing MKSSKATGSAQFDAHAQPPSLCIAGDWTLTHYAALEQVVAGLSGKLGESVTVNLDPLGELDTAGASLLVRLIGPERIKDLAQEAPHLPEAQRALMQTVGAAMATYKKPPRGPKTSTLSDVLARIGRTMEGLWHQQVQLLGFIGLTLETIFRTAPRPRRWRVTSLVSHIEQTGLDAVPIVALLTFMVGAVVAFLGSTVLADFGASIYTVDLVAFSFLREFGVLLTAILMAGRTASAFTAQIGSMKANEEIDAIRALGLDPMELLVVPRVLAMLVSLPLLTFLAMMAGLIGGGVVCALVLDISPVMFISLLKSDIGVRHFVVGIVKAPVFAFIIAVIGCLEGFKVSGSAQSVGEHTTSSVVQSIFVVILLDAMAALFFMEMNW from the coding sequence ATGAAATCATCGAAGGCGACAGGAAGCGCACAGTTCGATGCCCATGCGCAGCCGCCTAGCCTGTGCATCGCAGGCGATTGGACACTCACCCACTATGCCGCGCTGGAGCAAGTGGTCGCCGGCCTGTCAGGCAAGCTGGGCGAATCCGTGACGGTGAACCTCGACCCCCTGGGTGAGCTCGATACTGCCGGGGCGTCGCTTCTGGTTCGTCTGATCGGGCCCGAACGCATCAAGGACCTGGCCCAGGAGGCGCCCCACCTTCCGGAGGCACAACGCGCCCTGATGCAAACCGTCGGCGCGGCGATGGCAACCTACAAAAAGCCCCCGCGCGGTCCAAAAACTTCGACGCTGTCCGATGTCCTGGCGCGCATCGGGCGCACCATGGAGGGCCTGTGGCACCAGCAGGTCCAGCTGCTGGGATTCATTGGCCTCACGCTCGAAACCATTTTTCGCACGGCCCCCCGGCCTCGACGATGGCGGGTCACGTCGCTGGTATCGCACATCGAGCAGACCGGTCTCGACGCCGTGCCGATCGTCGCCCTGCTCACCTTCATGGTGGGCGCCGTGGTGGCGTTCCTGGGCTCCACTGTGCTGGCCGACTTCGGTGCCAGCATCTACACCGTCGACCTGGTGGCGTTTTCCTTCCTGCGCGAATTCGGCGTACTGCTCACCGCCATCCTGATGGCCGGTCGTACGGCCAGTGCCTTCACCGCGCAGATCGGATCGATGAAAGCCAACGAGGAAATCGACGCGATCCGCGCCCTCGGCCTCGATCCGATGGAACTGCTGGTCGTACCGCGCGTACTGGCCATGCTGGTGTCGCTGCCTCTGCTCACCTTCCTGGCCATGATGGCCGGCCTGATCGGCGGCGGCGTGGTGTGCGCCCTGGTGCTGGATATCTCGCCGGTGATGTTCATTTCGCTGCTGAAATCGGACATCGGCGTGCGCCACTTCGTGGTCGGCATCGTCAAGGCGCCGGTCTTCGCCTTCATCATCGCCGTCATCGGCTGCCTCGAGGGCTTCAAGGTCAGCGGCAGCGCGCAGTCCGTCGGCGAACACACCACCTCGAGCGTCGTGCAGTCGATCTTCGTGGTGATCCTGCTCGATGCCATGGCTGCCCTGTTCTT